One window of the Cryptomeria japonica chromosome 7, Sugi_1.0, whole genome shotgun sequence genome contains the following:
- the LOC131069912 gene encoding protein DUF642 L-GALACTONO-1,4-LACTONE-RESPONSIVE GENE 2, protein MLKFLFSAFYITSLLFGISAAIPIRNGLLPNGNFEKAPKPSALKGTRIIGSDALPSWRIEGFVEYISSGHRQGDMLVVVPQGAHAARLGNQAKLSQRMQVKKGTLYSLTFSVARTCSQMESLNVSVPPAAGMLPMQTVYTSTGWDSYAWAFRAAYDMVDIILHHPGVQEDPACGPLVDAIAIKELFMPRYAMGNLIKNGDFEEGPLVFRNSSYGVLLPPNVDDRSSPLPGWIINSLKSVKYIDALHYVVPQGRRAVELLAGKESSIAQIVRTEVGKAYLLSFTVGDGNNACNGSMIVEAFAARETVKVPYESKGTGGFKKAQLVFKAVSARTSVVFFSTFYHMRSDDFSSLCGPVIDDVKLVSHH, encoded by the exons ATGCTGAAATTTCTGTTTTCTGCTTTTTATATTACTTCATTGCTTTTTGGCATTAGTGCAGCAATCCCCATTAGAAATG GTTTGCTACCCAATGGAAACTTTGAGAAGGCTCCGAAGCCATCTGCCCTTAAGGGAACCCGGATCATAGGTTCCGATGCACTGCCCTCCTGGCGCATTGAGGGGTTTGTGGAATACATTTCAAGCGGGCACCGACAGGGAGACATGCTGGTAGTAGTCCCACAAGGCGCCCACGCTGCAAGGCTGGGAAACCAGGCAAAGCTGAGCCAGAGGATGCAGGTGAAAAAGGGCACCCTGTATTCTCTCACCTTTAGCGTGGCTCGAACCTGCTCCCAGATGGAGAGCTTGAATGTCTCTGTTCCACCTGCAGCTGGTATGTTGCCGATGCAGACAGTATATACCAGCACTGGGTGGGATTCCTACGCCTGGGCTTTCCGCGCAGCTTATGATATGGTAGACATCATTTTGCACCATCCAGGCGTGCAAGAGGATCCTGCCTGTGGGCCTCTGGTCGATGCCATTGCCATCAAAGAGCTCTTTATGCCCCGTTATGCCATGG GTAATCTGATCAAGAATGGAGATTTTGAAGAGGGGCCTCTGGTTTTCAGAAACAGCAGCTATGGCGTTCTTCTGCCCCCCAATGTAGATGACCGTAGCTCTCCTCTGCCCGGGTGGATCATAAACTCTCTCAAATCCGTCAAATATATTGATGCTCTGCACTACGTAGTGCCTCAGGGCAGAAGAGCAGTGGAGCTCCTGGCAGGCAAAGAGAGCTCCATTGCACAGATTGTGAGAACAGAGGTGGGGAAGGCTTATCTGCTGAGCTTCACTGTGGGCGATGGGAACAATGCCTGCAATGGGTCTATGATTGTTGAGGCTTTTGCAGCAAGGGAGACTGTGAAAGTGCCCTATGAATCCAAGGGTACTGGGGGCTTTAAGAAAGCCCAGCTTGTCTTCAAAGCAGTTTCTGCAAGAACAAGTGTTGTGTTCTTCAGCACATTTTATCACATGAGGAGTGATGACTTCAGTTCATTGTGTGGGCCTGTCATAGATGATGTGAAGCTGGTTTCACATCATTAA